In a genomic window of Herpetosiphonaceae bacterium:
- a CDS encoding CpsD/CapB family tyrosine-protein kinase, translated as MTNTVTNTATQLIALRDPRSPAAEAYRALRTNIQFSSLDKPLRTILATSTAPDEGKSTTIANLAVTMAQAEQRVILVDCDLRRPSLHTMFGLPNEEGLTSLMLQENSRMPAQKTEVPGLLVLTSGPLPPRPADILGSKRMEAVIAQLREHADIVLFDTPPVNAVTDAAVLATKVDGVLLVFRAGATKRDRAREARRLLDKVNANVVGVVLTDVKGEDTYSYYGT; from the coding sequence ATGACGAATACTGTTACAAACACAGCGACGCAGTTGATCGCGCTGCGCGATCCGCGCTCACCGGCTGCGGAGGCGTACCGCGCGCTGCGCACGAATATTCAATTTTCGAGCCTGGATAAGCCGCTGCGGACGATCCTCGCCACGAGCACCGCGCCTGACGAGGGCAAAAGCACGACGATCGCTAATCTGGCGGTGACGATGGCGCAGGCCGAGCAGCGCGTGATTCTGGTCGATTGCGACCTGCGTCGTCCGTCGCTGCATACGATGTTTGGCCTGCCCAACGAGGAGGGCCTGACTAGCCTGATGTTGCAAGAAAACAGCCGTATGCCCGCGCAGAAGACCGAGGTGCCCGGCCTGCTGGTGCTGACGAGCGGCCCGCTGCCGCCGCGTCCCGCCGATATTCTAGGCTCGAAGCGCATGGAGGCAGTGATCGCGCAGCTCCGCGAGCACGCCGACATCGTGCTCTTCGACACGCCGCCGGTCAACGCCGTCACCGATGCGGCAGTGCTGGCGACCAAGGTCGATGGTGTGCTGCTGGTCTTTCGCGCCGGAGCGACCAAGCGCGATCGGGCGCGTGAGGCGCGGCGGCTGCTCGATAAAGTCAACGCGAACGTCGTCGGCGTGGTTCTGACGGATGTCAAGGGCGAGGATACCTACAGCTACTACGGAACCTGA
- a CDS encoding type II toxin-antitoxin system prevent-host-death family antitoxin, whose protein sequence is MQAVTLDEAQAHLVDLVEAAISGETVVITKDGQQVQLVPVLQPIHRPKFGSARGQIQMADDFDAPLADFDEYMR, encoded by the coding sequence ATGCAGGCAGTGACTCTCGATGAAGCACAAGCGCACCTTGTCGATTTAGTTGAAGCCGCAATTAGCGGTGAAACCGTGGTGATCACGAAGGATGGGCAGCAGGTTCAGCTCGTCCCAGTATTACAGCCGATACATCGCCCAAAGTTTGGCAGCGCTCGTGGTCAAATCCAGATGGCTGACGACTTTGATGCGCCACTTGCCGACTTCGATGAGTACATGCGATGA
- a CDS encoding ABC transporter substrate-binding protein, whose protein sequence is MRSTARRILDLLALLVLVAYGWTAHYTQRGAADPIWTAIQQRGVLRVGTDPGFRPFAEERDGRFQGYDIDLVRELARRIGVRVEFVAVGYDALYDALSTRRVDLLAAALPLAPEQGWRARFSTPYLNAGQAIVARKGAGITKAADLDGRVVGAALGSEGDTLARKLQRDLPAMTVDSSFDSPAAALDTLAAGRIDAVLTDTISALSAAPAHPGLGIAHVLTFEPYVLAMPVEAYQLEQAINRALEEMRREQVFDRLNAQWFRPEFVR, encoded by the coding sequence ATGCGAAGCACTGCTCGACGAATCCTTGATCTGCTGGCGCTGCTGGTGCTGGTAGCCTACGGCTGGACGGCGCACTACACCCAGCGCGGCGCGGCAGATCCCATCTGGACGGCGATCCAGCAGCGCGGCGTGCTGCGCGTGGGCACCGATCCCGGCTTCAGGCCCTTCGCCGAAGAGCGCGACGGACGTTTCCAGGGCTATGACATCGATCTGGTGCGCGAGCTAGCGCGGCGCATCGGTGTGCGCGTCGAGTTCGTGGCGGTCGGCTACGATGCGCTGTATGACGCGCTAAGCACCCGCCGCGTCGATCTGCTGGCTGCGGCGCTGCCGCTCGCGCCTGAGCAGGGCTGGCGCGCGCGCTTCTCGACGCCCTATCTCAACGCGGGGCAGGCGATCGTCGCGCGCAAGGGAGCGGGCATCACCAAAGCAGCCGATCTCGATGGTCGCGTGGTCGGCGCGGCGCTGGGCAGCGAGGGCGACACCCTGGCGCGCAAGCTTCAGCGCGACCTCCCGGCGATGACCGTAGACTCCAGCTTCGACTCGCCAGCGGCGGCGCTCGACACGCTGGCTGCCGGGCGCATCGACGCGGTGCTGACCGATACGATCAGCGCGCTCAGCGCCGCGCCCGCGCATCCTGGCCTGGGCATCGCGCATGTGCTGACCTTCGAGCCCTACGTGCTGGCGATGCCGGTCGAAGCCTACCAGCTTGAGCAGGCGATCAACCGCGCGCTGGAGGAGATGCGTCGCGAGCAGGTCTTTGATCGGCTCAACGCGCAGTGGTTCCGGCCTGAGTTTGTGAGGTGA
- a CDS encoding SH3 domain-containing protein — translation MPKLPFKRKPADDAASLSSYIPSQMVDYTSLPPIEEDTALARFNRLPPVARIGAVLLPILLLLGATWGVWQALAGTPKTKAKAPETPVVEVSRAQVVSRDAIVVEAQTKHVTDGTNVTARLLSGAEATDWADPEQSTATVRNSKIELRMTRADAWQGTLTSEGSYTVELTVGDAANAIAASTPLTVPEKLAAVFFGPEATPEPTPTPEPTPEPPVAAGPPTLSVVVDSTMLISPTLRTPPVGSVQTGMTFEPMFRSADSKWFLVKQGEQVGWLHADQIKIDAEASAKVPLVTPDPARVDAGPLKATVFNGGNIRYRPNVQSGTVLGQLHARQTVTLTQKTANGEWYKVVAPEAEGWVSSSLLTIDAAVAAKVPAQ, via the coding sequence ATGCCGAAGCTGCCTTTCAAGCGAAAACCTGCTGACGACGCAGCATCGCTCAGTTCGTACATTCCTTCGCAGATGGTCGATTACACATCGCTGCCGCCGATCGAGGAAGATACCGCGCTGGCGCGCTTCAACCGCTTGCCGCCGGTCGCGCGGATTGGCGCGGTTCTGCTGCCGATCCTGCTGCTGCTTGGCGCGACCTGGGGCGTCTGGCAGGCGCTGGCGGGAACGCCCAAGACCAAGGCCAAAGCGCCGGAAACGCCGGTCGTTGAAGTCTCGCGCGCGCAGGTCGTCAGCCGCGATGCGATCGTTGTGGAAGCCCAGACGAAGCATGTTACGGACGGCACCAATGTCACCGCGCGGCTGCTGTCCGGGGCAGAAGCAACCGATTGGGCCGATCCCGAACAGAGCACCGCAACCGTGCGGAACAGCAAGATCGAGCTGCGCATGACCAGGGCAGATGCGTGGCAGGGCACGCTTACCAGTGAAGGCAGCTATACAGTCGAGCTAACCGTTGGCGATGCCGCTAATGCCATCGCGGCGAGCACGCCGCTGACGGTGCCGGAGAAGCTGGCGGCGGTATTCTTCGGCCCTGAGGCGACGCCGGAGCCCACGCCGACGCCGGAGCCCACGCCTGAGCCGCCCGTCGCCGCCGGACCGCCGACGCTCTCGGTAGTCGTGGACTCAACGATGCTGATCAGCCCCACGCTGCGCACCCCGCCCGTCGGCAGCGTGCAGACGGGCATGACCTTCGAGCCGATGTTCCGCAGCGCCGACAGCAAGTGGTTCCTCGTGAAACAGGGCGAGCAGGTCGGCTGGCTGCACGCCGACCAGATCAAGATCGACGCCGAGGCCAGCGCGAAAGTACCGCTCGTCACCCCGGACCCGGCCAGAGTTGACGCCGGGCCGCTCAAGGCGACGGTCTTCAACGGCGGCAATATTCGCTACCGGCCCAACGTCCAGAGCGGCACGGTCCTGGGGCAGCTTCACGCGCGGCAGACGGTGACGCTCACGCAAAAAACCGCAAATGGCGAGTGGTACAAGGTCGTCGCGCCGGAGGCCGAGGGCTGGGTCAGCAGCAGCCTGCTGACGATCGATGCGGCGGTGGCGGCCAAAGTTCCCGCACAGTAG
- a CDS encoding AAA family ATPase, with the protein MSTAHQLAPISSDPIPDGMQLATRGTANPLDEIEQDLRAAIFGQNRAIESVIRALNRARFGFAAGNRNRPLVNLMFLGPTGVGKSECAKRLAQRLHPAGGGFLKIDCSLFSQGHEVSALVGAPPSYVGRDQKPLLDPDVIEMENSVVLFDEIEKGTAELWNLLLQIMEDGEVTLLNSARTVSFRNSILIMTTNVGAKEMVDYLDKRNIGFKSTRQDMEATGQQIYQIGFEALQRHFRPEWINRIDEIIAFRPLSSATMSRIFDRMLDEANEQYLTYGIKVAVSEAAKDYILHRGYNPTFGARPLRARMLKDIDAPLADLLASGGIPQGSRVLVAFNGNDRYGEDLSFYYERDTDLESLGRKRREAVQQAAKRPAQQQETKSPAPSQGPAMAKTIENVGRR; encoded by the coding sequence ATGAGCACCGCTCACCAACTCGCCCCAATCTCCAGCGACCCCATACCCGATGGAATGCAGCTTGCCACACGCGGCACCGCCAACCCGCTAGATGAGATCGAACAGGACCTGCGCGCGGCGATCTTTGGTCAGAACCGGGCGATCGAAAGTGTTATTCGGGCGTTGAACCGTGCTCGCTTTGGCTTTGCCGCCGGTAATCGCAACCGTCCGCTGGTCAACCTGATGTTCCTTGGTCCCACAGGTGTCGGTAAGAGCGAGTGTGCCAAGCGCCTTGCGCAGCGGCTACATCCCGCAGGTGGCGGCTTCCTCAAGATCGACTGTTCGCTGTTTAGCCAGGGCCACGAGGTTTCAGCGCTGGTCGGCGCGCCGCCGAGCTACGTTGGCCGCGACCAGAAGCCGCTGCTCGATCCCGACGTGATCGAGATGGAAAACAGCGTCGTGCTCTTCGACGAGATCGAGAAAGGCACCGCCGAGCTGTGGAACCTGCTGCTCCAGATCATGGAGGACGGCGAGGTCACGCTGCTCAACAGCGCGCGCACGGTTTCGTTCCGCAACTCGATCCTGATCATGACGACCAACGTCGGCGCGAAAGAGATGGTCGACTATCTCGACAAGCGCAACATTGGCTTCAAGTCGACGCGCCAGGACATGGAGGCGACCGGTCAGCAGATCTATCAGATCGGCTTCGAGGCGTTGCAGCGTCACTTCCGGCCTGAGTGGATCAACCGCATCGACGAGATCATCGCGTTCCGCCCGCTCTCCAGCGCCACCATGAGCCGCATCTTCGATCGGATGCTCGACGAGGCCAACGAGCAATATCTGACCTACGGCATCAAAGTGGCGGTGAGCGAAGCCGCGAAAGATTATATCCTGCACCGAGGCTACAACCCCACCTTTGGCGCGCGTCCGCTCCGCGCCCGCATGCTGAAAGACATCGACGCGCCGCTGGCCGATCTGCTGGCTTCCGGTGGCATCCCCCAGGGCAGCCGCGTGTTGGTAGCCTTTAACGGCAACGATCGCTATGGTGAGGACCTGTCGTTCTACTACGAGCGCGACACCGATCTAGAATCCCTGGGCCGCAAACGCCGTGAGGCCGTGCAGCAGGCCGCAAAGCGTCCCGCGCAGCAGCAGGAGACGAAGTCTCCGGCACCTTCGCAAGGCCCTGCGATGGCGAAGACGATCGAGAACGTCGGGCGACGCTAA
- the udk gene encoding uridine kinase — MKSMQHPIIIGVAGGTGSGKTTVSRAILQRVGSARIAYIEHDSYYRELSHLSLEERARVNFDHPDSLDNELLIAHLDALCSGQAVEVPIYDFTRHNRKPETHLVQPQPVIMVEGILIFADKALRERMDIKIYVDADADMRFIRRFQRDIRERGRSMESVIEQYLHTVRPMHLEFVEPSKRYADIIIPRGGLNSIAIDMVVARIEDMLAAHQQQTKSAANITPSGDLT; from the coding sequence GTGAAGAGTATGCAACATCCGATCATTATTGGCGTGGCCGGTGGGACGGGTTCGGGCAAGACCACAGTATCGCGGGCGATTTTGCAGCGGGTCGGATCGGCGCGGATCGCCTATATCGAGCACGACTCGTACTACCGTGAGCTGTCGCATCTATCGCTGGAGGAGCGCGCCAGGGTCAATTTCGACCATCCCGACTCGTTGGATAACGAGCTGTTGATCGCGCATCTGGACGCGCTGTGCAGCGGCCAGGCGGTCGAGGTGCCGATCTACGATTTCACAAGACATAATCGCAAGCCGGAGACGCACCTGGTCCAGCCGCAGCCGGTGATTATGGTCGAGGGCATTCTGATCTTTGCCGACAAAGCGCTGCGCGAGCGGATGGACATCAAGATTTATGTGGATGCCGACGCCGACATGCGCTTTATCCGTCGCTTCCAGCGCGATATTCGTGAGCGCGGTCGGTCGATGGAGTCGGTGATCGAGCAGTATCTCCACACGGTGCGTCCGATGCATCTGGAATTCGTGGAGCCGTCCAAGCGCTACGCCGACATCATTATCCCGCGCGGCGGCCTGAACTCGATCGCGATCGATATGGTCGTGGCGCGGATCGAGGATATGCTCGCGGCTCATCAGCAGCAGACCAAGTCGGCTGCCAATATTACCCCGTCCGGCGACCTCACTTAA
- a CDS encoding glycosyltransferase family 39 protein, whose translation MFSHNTSSIAASGSAASRTQATLWRLGLLLVLGLALLLRLLWIDADAATTLTWSGAPFTDEGLYSHAARNRVLFGIARTNEWDNRLVSPLFDGLAFVVFSLFGVGFVQVRLISIVFATVALLLFWSLLRSDWGPRWALLGASLWGLDYFWLQYSRLGLLEPSMVAWLVAAAWCWRRALGGSAWWSIGCGACAALACVWKSLALIWLPVPLLALLLLNRRWTRWPIAVGYLLGLALALGLYGLIWYLPHRGELTAYNQFYAADRVPQTLQEALQVFGRNIRSTYIWGQTPVLLGVALAGTFKALLAWRDRSLAPSVALALAWALCGAGLLLMPYSPPRYYTLVLPALVVLAVFAVAHADNQYFQYFQSLMRYGPALLLTACLLWNGWWYLRWAAARRTTLPDSARAVERLVPRGELVLGVAACGLSPGNTLPCAPPFVGLANDRLPVETLGARYALVEEGNRDDYLRRFYGPLLARSIRLGQLPLGSRRLTLYRLDEPAAGDR comes from the coding sequence ATGTTTTCCCACAATACATCGTCGATCGCCGCGTCGGGCAGCGCCGCGTCGCGCACACAGGCCACTCTCTGGCGGCTCGGTCTGCTGCTGGTGCTTGGTCTGGCGCTGCTGCTGCGGCTGCTGTGGATCGATGCCGACGCGGCTACAACGCTGACCTGGAGCGGCGCGCCCTTCACCGACGAGGGGCTGTACAGCCACGCCGCGCGCAACCGCGTGTTGTTCGGCATAGCGCGCACCAACGAGTGGGACAACCGGCTGGTCAGTCCGCTCTTCGACGGCCTGGCCTTCGTCGTATTCTCGCTCTTCGGCGTCGGATTCGTGCAGGTCCGGCTGATCAGCATCGTCTTCGCCACGGTCGCGCTGCTGCTGTTCTGGAGCTTGCTGCGCTCCGACTGGGGGCCGCGCTGGGCGCTGCTGGGAGCGAGCCTGTGGGGGCTGGATTATTTTTGGCTTCAGTACAGCCGCCTGGGCCTGCTGGAGCCGAGCATGGTCGCGTGGCTGGTGGCGGCGGCCTGGTGCTGGCGGCGCGCGCTGGGCGGCAGCGCGTGGTGGTCGATCGGATGTGGAGCCTGTGCCGCGCTGGCGTGTGTCTGGAAATCGCTGGCGTTGATCTGGCTGCCGGTGCCGCTGCTGGCGCTGCTGCTGCTCAATCGGCGCTGGACGCGCTGGCCGATCGCGGTCGGCTACCTGCTCGGTCTGGCGCTGGCGCTGGGCCTGTATGGCCTGATCTGGTATCTGCCGCATCGCGGCGAGCTGACGGCCTATAATCAGTTCTACGCCGCCGATCGCGTTCCCCAAACGCTGCAAGAGGCGCTTCAGGTCTTTGGACGCAACATTCGCTCGACGTACATCTGGGGCCAGACACCAGTGTTGCTGGGCGTCGCGCTGGCGGGCACGTTCAAGGCGCTGCTGGCCTGGCGCGATCGATCGCTAGCGCCATCGGTCGCGCTGGCGCTGGCCTGGGCGCTGTGCGGCGCGGGCTTGCTGCTGATGCCGTACAGCCCGCCGCGCTACTATACGCTGGTGCTGCCAGCGCTCGTGGTCCTAGCAGTGTTTGCAGTGGCTCATGCCGATAATCAATATTTTCAATATTTTCAATCACTCATGCGCTACGGACCTGCGCTGCTGCTCACGGCCTGTCTGCTCTGGAACGGCTGGTGGTATCTGCGCTGGGCCGCCGCTCGACGGACGACCTTACCTGACAGTGCGCGCGCCGTCGAGCGGCTGGTGCCACGCGGCGAGCTGGTGCTGGGCGTGGCGGCGTGTGGTTTGAGCCCCGGCAATACCCTGCCGTGCGCCCCGCCGTTCGTGGGCCTGGCGAACGACCGGCTGCCGGTCGAGACGCTGGGCGCGCGCTACGCGCTGGTGGAAGAAGGCAACCGTGATGATTATCTGCGGCGTTTTTACGGCCCGCTGCTGGCACGCTCGATCCGGCTGGGGCAGCTTCCGCTTGGCTCTCGGCGGCTCACGCTCTACCGCTTGGACGAGCCAGCAGCGGGCGATCGATGA
- a CDS encoding polysaccharide biosynthesis C-terminal domain-containing protein translates to MLIRNAAWSFGAQIMRLATALLLIVLLEPAARGFQSLIVLVPTLLASLTLLGVSHATPVLLNRGVSEQRLLSNLLGLGLCVVAAVIVVALPGLPLAARFLSGEYRVTTDDVLLGLLLLPPTLLGDYLRSLLAARRDLRQVALTQSVQAVAQLVLAIVLVLWLRWGARGAVWSVVLGGWCGFGWTVWSVRRLGRLRPRLDGAVLRPLLGLGLRGHVGNVVQTFNYRLDVLIVQGFLGQAAVGLYQTGVLLAEMIWYIPNAISAALLPQVAATGSSRDTPRVARHTLLLTSLGAVGLLGVTWPGLALLRPLYLPAVAPMAVLLLGVVALSIHKVLASDLSGRGWPHYPSLTSSLALVVTLLADLLLIPRFGILGAALASTLAYITQTIVLLRIYTRVARVPWHELLIPRRSDMQVYRRLVLRRGEVPR, encoded by the coding sequence ATGTTGATTCGTAACGCTGCCTGGAGCTTTGGCGCGCAGATCATGCGTCTGGCGACGGCGCTGCTGCTGATCGTCCTGCTGGAGCCTGCCGCGCGCGGCTTTCAAAGCCTGATCGTGCTCGTGCCCACGCTGCTGGCATCGCTGACGCTGCTCGGCGTGAGCCACGCGACGCCCGTGCTCCTGAATCGGGGCGTGAGCGAGCAGCGGCTGCTGTCGAATCTGCTCGGCCTTGGCCTGTGCGTGGTCGCTGCGGTGATCGTCGTGGCGCTGCCGGGCCTGCCGCTGGCGGCGCGTTTTCTCAGCGGCGAGTACCGCGTCACGACCGACGACGTGCTGCTTGGTCTGCTGTTGCTGCCGCCGACGCTGCTCGGCGATTATCTGCGCTCGCTGCTGGCTGCTCGCCGCGATCTGCGGCAGGTGGCGCTGACCCAGAGCGTGCAGGCGGTCGCGCAGCTTGTACTGGCGATCGTGCTGGTGCTGTGGCTCCGCTGGGGCGCGCGCGGCGCGGTGTGGTCCGTGGTGCTGGGCGGCTGGTGTGGATTTGGCTGGACGGTGTGGTCGGTGCGGCGGCTGGGTCGCCTGCGACCCCGGCTCGACGGCGCTGTGCTGCGGCCTTTGCTCGGCCTGGGCCTGCGCGGTCACGTCGGAAACGTGGTGCAGACGTTCAACTATCGTCTCGATGTCCTGATCGTGCAGGGCTTTCTGGGACAGGCGGCGGTCGGGCTGTACCAGACCGGCGTTCTGCTGGCCGAGATGATCTGGTACATTCCGAACGCGATCAGCGCCGCGCTGCTGCCGCAGGTAGCCGCGACCGGCAGCAGCCGGGACACGCCGCGCGTGGCGCGGCATACGCTGCTCCTGACCAGCCTGGGCGCGGTCGGGCTGCTGGGCGTGACGTGGCCCGGATTGGCGCTGCTCCGCCCGCTCTATTTGCCAGCGGTCGCGCCGATGGCCGTGCTGCTCCTGGGCGTGGTGGCGCTCAGTATCCATAAAGTGCTGGCGAGCGATCTCTCCGGTCGGGGCTGGCCGCACTATCCATCGCTGACCTCATCGCTGGCGCTGGTCGTCACGCTGCTCGCCGATCTGCTCCTGATCCCGCGTTTCGGCATCCTGGGCGCTGCGCTGGCCTCGACGCTGGCCTACATCACGCAGACGATCGTGCTGCTGCGGATCTACACGCGAGTAGCGCGGGTTCCCTGGCATGAGCTGCTGATCCCGCGCCGCTCCGATATGCAGGTCTATCGACGGCTGGTGCTCAGGCGCGGCGAGGTTCCTCGATGA
- a CDS encoding glycosyltransferase codes for MIPRRICLIGPASNVHVQRWAEALSGRGCPVSLISTTPIAALPPTLRRLPLLTIATATAGMTPSQRVAALLRGWARVPGIVSALKPDLVHLHSLPAPAAVPFLCLLRRLVVSTWGSDVVQRDARKTRLYPYLLAHAEQLTATSRYLARVTASYLHAPRPIHVIPFGVDLDRFRPAPEPPGGYNIGTLRHLEMNYGIDVLIEAVPLMLRAVSQVQVQIGGAGSMQPMLERRIAELGIAERVRLCGRIPHQNVPALLRSLSLFVMPSRAESFGVAALEAQACGLPVVASNVGGLPEVVRDGETGLLVPPERPAALAAASIDLLRDPERRAAMGRAGREWVSQRYDWQQNVSQMLEMYAQIRLDH; via the coding sequence ATGATACCGCGACGAATCTGTCTGATCGGCCCGGCGAGCAATGTGCATGTTCAGCGCTGGGCGGAGGCGCTGAGCGGGCGCGGCTGCCCCGTAAGCCTGATCTCGACGACACCGATCGCCGCGCTGCCGCCAACGCTGCGCCGCCTGCCGCTCTTGACGATCGCTACGGCAACCGCGGGCATGACGCCGTCGCAGCGTGTCGCGGCGCTGCTGCGGGGCTGGGCGCGTGTTCCCGGCATCGTCAGTGCGCTCAAGCCCGATCTGGTTCACCTGCACTCGCTGCCCGCTCCGGCGGCGGTGCCGTTTTTGTGCCTGCTGCGTCGTCTGGTCGTCTCGACCTGGGGCTCGGATGTCGTGCAGCGCGACGCGCGCAAGACGCGGCTGTACCCATATCTGCTGGCGCACGCCGAGCAGCTTACCGCGACCTCGCGCTATCTGGCGCGCGTAACGGCCAGCTACCTGCACGCGCCCCGTCCGATCCATGTGATCCCGTTTGGCGTCGATCTTGATCGATTCAGGCCCGCGCCAGAGCCACCCGGCGGCTACAACATCGGCACGCTGCGCCATCTGGAAATGAACTACGGCATCGACGTGCTGATCGAGGCCGTGCCGCTGATGCTGCGCGCCGTGTCCCAGGTGCAGGTGCAGATCGGCGGGGCGGGCAGCATGCAGCCGATGCTCGAACGGCGGATTGCCGAGCTAGGGATTGCCGAGCGCGTGCGGCTGTGCGGTCGAATTCCGCATCAGAACGTGCCCGCGCTGCTGCGGTCGCTCAGCCTCTTCGTGATGCCATCGCGCGCCGAGTCGTTTGGTGTGGCCGCGCTTGAGGCGCAGGCGTGCGGCCTGCCGGTGGTGGCATCGAACGTGGGCGGGCTGCCCGAAGTGGTGCGTGACGGCGAGACTGGTCTGCTCGTGCCGCCGGAGCGACCGGCGGCGCTGGCCGCTGCGTCGATCGATCTGCTGCGCGATCCTGAGCGCCGTGCCGCGATGGGCCGCGCCGGGCGCGAGTGGGTGAGCCAGCGCTATGACTGGCAGCAGAATGTTTCGCAGATGCTAGAGATGTATGCGCAGATCCGGCTCGACCACTAG
- a CDS encoding META domain-containing protein — protein MTPPDQSSSPTSEPEGTPSGERFTNKQWLLTQYGPSEQPLAPLTEKAPVVTFHDDGRLDGSTGCNSYFGSYAVEGERLTIGQLGQTEMACDGPVMQQEQAFLQALAAAGSFSATANSLTITYTGGQLNFTLVQPPRAAPLLDTTWQISAFEQGDTVQSLITGSQITLKLANGTVGGNAGCNHYGGAYTVEGQQITFGEIQQTLMACADAGVMEQETRYITALRAVTAWAIDGNNLVLSYDGGALHFTAQAASQ, from the coding sequence GTGACACCACCAGATCAGAGCAGCAGCCCAACCTCGGAGCCGGAGGGCACTCCCTCCGGCGAGCGCTTCACCAACAAGCAATGGCTGCTTACACAGTACGGCCCGTCCGAACAACCGCTGGCACCGCTGACGGAGAAAGCCCCGGTCGTGACGTTTCATGACGACGGCAGGCTCGACGGCTCGACGGGCTGCAACTCGTATTTCGGAAGCTACGCCGTCGAGGGCGAGCGCCTGACGATCGGCCAGTTGGGACAGACTGAGATGGCGTGTGATGGTCCCGTGATGCAGCAGGAGCAGGCGTTTTTGCAAGCCCTGGCGGCAGCCGGATCGTTCAGCGCTACCGCCAACAGCCTGACGATCACCTACACAGGCGGGCAGCTCAACTTCACGCTTGTGCAGCCGCCCCGCGCCGCCCCGCTGCTCGATACGACCTGGCAGATCAGCGCTTTCGAGCAGGGCGACACCGTCCAATCGCTGATCACCGGCTCGCAGATCACCCTGAAGCTCGCCAATGGCACCGTCGGGGGCAACGCTGGCTGCAACCACTACGGCGGAGCGTACACAGTCGAGGGGCAGCAGATCACGTTCGGCGAGATCCAGCAAACGCTGATGGCGTGCGCCGACGCCGGAGTCATGGAGCAGGAGACACGCTACATCACCGCGCTGCGCGCTGTCACCGCCTGGGCAATCGACGGCAACAACCTCGTGCTGAGCTACGACGGCGGCGCGCTGCATTTCACGGCTCAGGCTGCGTCTCAGTAG
- a CDS encoding GNAT family N-acetyltransferase, with product MTMKTSANATIRPALPEEARLISELALRSKGYWGYDQAFMDACLPLLTFSAAYITAHPVFVLEVAGAVVGFYSLLGSESEVELDNLFVDPDAIGRGYGKRLFRHAVATAARLGFRRMVIESDPHAEAFYRAMGAVRCGERLSPISAARRLPLMYVSLAPDNE from the coding sequence ATGACGATGAAAACCAGCGCCAACGCGACGATCCGGCCTGCGCTGCCGGAAGAAGCGCGGCTGATCAGCGAGCTTGCGCTGCGCTCCAAAGGCTACTGGGGCTATGATCAGGCGTTTATGGATGCCTGCCTCCCGCTGCTGACCTTCTCGGCAGCGTATATCACGGCGCATCCGGTGTTCGTGCTGGAAGTCGCGGGAGCGGTGGTTGGATTCTACAGCCTGCTCGGCAGCGAGAGCGAGGTCGAACTCGACAATCTGTTTGTCGATCCCGACGCGATCGGGCGTGGATACGGCAAGCGGCTGTTTCGACATGCCGTGGCGACGGCTGCCCGGCTTGGCTTTCGGAGGATGGTGATCGAGAGCGATCCCCATGCCGAGGCGTTCTATCGCGCGATGGGCGCGGTGCGCTGCGGCGAGCGTCTTTCTCCGATCAGCGCCGCTCGCCGCTTGCCGCTGATGTATGTGAGCCTAGCCCCTGATAACGAGTAA